One part of the Actinotignum schaalii genome encodes these proteins:
- a CDS encoding acyltransferase family protein gives MPQSSRTTSSPLPAAGTSAPGTPAQAARPEQPAPRPTRIRALDGIRALAIIAVVLYHMRPALLTGGFVGVTVFFVLSGFLITRSVLRELSRERRFSYRRYLRRRLLRLWPPVLVTIAGSALLSYLIAPSLLPKVQADALPAALFASNWVYIFREVPYFAASGLPSPLTHLWYLGVLAQFYLLWPFVLLALRRARYSTLRIVAGLALASALLMAVLFFAGPDSTRAYYGLDTRAAELLIGALAALVSPYVASVWPRADSTTTPQPPTHSATAAFALRVGTGAALLALLALAVWADGESALTYAGGLTTTALLTALIVLTVHNPRLGLSRVLTSAPLAYLGSRSFSLYLVHYPLLLLMNPATRTAEISGAAKIGQLLVVGLVAELFYRCVEQPSARLARAGWRAGLRSWWTGLRAWRSDMRAWRTSPRSWRTWRSLVSKHHLSDTIFAVLSAVSLLLVALLAFVPIPWQRLADSRAVVLRPELAAPAPAISAPANPGNPADPGTPANPADPGNSGNPAASASPNSAPEPSSTPTPGALQPIATQVPANLDTSAWAKDPATGVCSANAVMIGDSVTLGATEALKEVLPNSVVDGKVSRQFAAGAEVFAQRQALGEKPRVLIYALGSNGLIGSEADIQKLVDAAQGLPVYFVTNRSPLEAQNPNNELLKSYAASHPNVGIIDWWAATEGHEEFLRDDGIHLTPTGQQHFATLIQQALCGA, from the coding sequence ATGCCGCAATCCTCACGCACCACATCGTCGCCGCTGCCCGCCGCGGGCACCTCTGCGCCGGGCACTCCCGCGCAAGCGGCGCGACCCGAGCAACCGGCACCCCGTCCCACCCGCATCCGCGCCCTCGACGGCATCCGCGCGCTCGCGATCATCGCGGTGGTGCTCTATCACATGCGCCCGGCGCTGCTCACCGGCGGTTTCGTGGGCGTCACGGTGTTCTTCGTGCTGTCCGGCTTCCTCATCACCCGAAGCGTGCTGCGCGAGCTGAGCCGCGAACGCCGCTTCTCCTACCGGCGCTACCTGCGCCGTCGCCTCCTGCGCCTGTGGCCCCCGGTCCTCGTCACCATCGCGGGCAGCGCGCTCCTCAGCTACCTCATTGCGCCCAGCCTCCTCCCGAAAGTCCAGGCCGACGCCCTCCCCGCCGCGCTTTTCGCGAGCAACTGGGTCTATATTTTCCGCGAGGTCCCGTATTTCGCGGCGTCCGGGCTGCCCTCCCCGCTCACCCACCTGTGGTACCTGGGGGTCCTCGCCCAATTCTACCTGCTGTGGCCGTTCGTCCTGCTGGCCCTGCGCCGGGCGCGCTACTCGACGCTCCGGATCGTGGCGGGCCTGGCCCTCGCATCCGCCCTGCTCATGGCCGTGCTGTTCTTCGCGGGCCCGGATTCAACCCGCGCCTACTACGGCCTGGACACCCGCGCCGCCGAACTCCTCATCGGCGCGCTCGCGGCTCTCGTTTCGCCGTATGTCGCCTCCGTGTGGCCGCGCGCGGATAGTACGACGACGCCGCAGCCTCCCACGCATTCCGCCACCGCCGCTTTCGCGTTGCGGGTGGGCACCGGCGCGGCTCTCCTGGCCTTGCTAGCGCTGGCCGTGTGGGCGGATGGTGAATCGGCCCTCACGTACGCGGGTGGTTTAACGACGACGGCGCTCCTGACCGCCCTTATTGTGCTCACCGTGCACAACCCGCGGCTCGGCCTGAGCCGGGTGCTGACCAGCGCGCCCTTGGCCTACCTGGGTTCCCGGTCCTTCTCCCTCTATCTGGTTCACTACCCGCTGCTCTTGCTCATGAATCCGGCTACCCGCACCGCGGAGATTTCCGGGGCGGCCAAGATCGGGCAGCTGCTGGTGGTGGGCCTGGTGGCAGAACTGTTTTATCGCTGTGTGGAGCAGCCGAGCGCGCGCCTGGCGCGGGCCGGCTGGCGTGCGGGTTTGCGCAGCTGGTGGACTGGCCTGCGCGCGTGGCGCAGCGATATGCGCGCGTGGCGCACCAGCCCACGCAGCTGGCGCACCTGGCGCAGCCTGGTGAGCAAGCACCACCTGAGCGACACGATCTTCGCGGTGCTCAGCGCGGTTTCTCTCCTGCTTGTGGCTCTGCTGGCTTTCGTGCCGATTCCCTGGCAGCGCCTCGCGGATTCCCGCGCGGTGGTGCTGCGCCCCGAGCTCGCCGCGCCCGCGCCTGCTATCTCCGCCCCGGCCAATCCCGGCAACCCAGCAGATCCTGGCACCCCGGCCAACCCGGCCGATCCCGGCAACTCGGGCAACCCGGCTGCTTCCGCCAGTCCGAACAGCGCTCCGGAACCCAGCTCAACTCCCACTCCGGGCGCCCTCCAACCCATCGCCACCCAAGTCCCGGCCAATCTGGATACGTCCGCCTGGGCCAAGGACCCGGCCACCGGCGTTTGCTCCGCAAACGCCGTGATGATCGGCGATTCGGTTACCCTGGGCGCCACCGAAGCCCTCAAGGAAGTCCTCCCCAATTCGGTGGTGGACGGCAAGGTCAGCCGCCAATTCGCCGCTGGCGCGGAGGTCTTTGCCCAGCGCCAAGCGCTGGGGGAGAAACCGCGGGTGCTTATCTACGCACTCGGTTCGAACGGGCTCATCGGCAGTGAGGCGGATATTCAAAAACTCGTGGACGCCGCGCAGGGCCTGCCCGTCTATTTCGTGACGAACCGCAGCCCG
- a CDS encoding IS1634 family transposase → MAPFLRKVRTASGATAVQIVEKQGRVNRVIKHLGSAHDEATLAALLEKGRQELSPGQLKLDLFDSGSPGSPRASTLAKRSTLLWQVLQDAYRVVGFDQAIRDNVFEQLVLARIVEPASKADTIRILDELGVEHASLRTIFTTLRRCADKDYRSQLAQACFQHATKSGDLSLVLYDVTTLYFEAEREDEDGDANGGLRKVGYSKERRVDPQIVVGLLVDRGGFPLEIGCFEGNKAETKTILPVVKGFQARHGLDSFVVVADAGMLSANNLKELDAAGFRFIVGARQTKAPYDLESHFHWHGASFTDGQIIDTVTPRHANTKVNDKLEEGEPVWDETMVKSWRAIWQYSGKRARRDGLTLEAQRRRAMEAIEGVKPARKPRFVKTTRNGCSFDEVAFERARRLEGLKGYVTNIPAMVAPATQIIDSYHELWHVEQSFRMSKSDLRARPIFHRKRDAIEAHLTVVMGALAISRYLYQKTGVTTKKLVRLLRPIQEQTILYQGHEIRSSDPVPPQAQEILDSLGH, encoded by the coding sequence ATGGCGCCTTTCCTACGTAAAGTGAGAACCGCCTCGGGTGCCACGGCCGTGCAGATCGTGGAAAAACAAGGCCGGGTAAACCGGGTCATCAAACACCTCGGCTCAGCACACGACGAGGCCACACTGGCAGCATTACTCGAGAAAGGCCGCCAAGAACTCTCCCCGGGCCAGTTAAAACTCGACTTATTCGATAGTGGTAGCCCTGGTAGCCCGCGCGCTTCTACCCTGGCTAAACGCTCAACGCTACTGTGGCAAGTCCTCCAGGACGCCTACCGGGTAGTGGGCTTCGACCAGGCTATCAGAGACAACGTATTCGAGCAGTTGGTTTTAGCCAGAATTGTTGAACCGGCCTCGAAAGCTGACACGATCCGTATCCTCGACGAGCTCGGCGTCGAGCACGCGAGTTTGCGTACCATATTCACTACCCTGCGTCGCTGCGCGGATAAAGACTACCGCTCCCAACTCGCCCAGGCGTGTTTCCAGCACGCCACAAAATCCGGGGATCTATCACTGGTGTTGTATGACGTGACTACCCTGTATTTCGAGGCTGAACGCGAGGACGAGGACGGGGACGCGAATGGGGGATTACGGAAAGTCGGGTACTCGAAAGAAAGACGTGTTGACCCTCAAATCGTGGTGGGTTTGCTGGTAGACCGTGGCGGGTTTCCTTTGGAGATCGGTTGTTTTGAGGGTAACAAAGCTGAAACTAAAACCATTCTCCCAGTCGTGAAAGGCTTTCAAGCCCGTCACGGGTTAGATAGTTTCGTGGTGGTAGCAGACGCGGGAATGCTCAGCGCCAACAACCTCAAGGAATTAGACGCAGCCGGGTTCAGGTTCATAGTCGGGGCCAGGCAAACCAAAGCACCCTACGATCTGGAATCCCATTTCCACTGGCATGGCGCGTCTTTTACTGACGGGCAGATTATCGACACGGTCACGCCCAGGCATGCCAATACGAAAGTCAATGACAAGCTGGAGGAAGGCGAGCCTGTGTGGGATGAGACTATGGTCAAGTCCTGGCGGGCTATCTGGCAGTACTCCGGGAAGCGAGCCCGCAGGGATGGGCTCACCCTGGAAGCCCAACGCCGGCGTGCTATGGAAGCGATAGAAGGCGTTAAGCCCGCGCGTAAACCCAGGTTCGTGAAAACCACTCGTAACGGTTGTAGTTTCGATGAGGTGGCCTTTGAACGCGCCCGGAGGCTAGAAGGATTGAAAGGCTATGTCACTAATATCCCGGCCATGGTGGCTCCGGCAACGCAAATCATTGATTCCTACCACGAATTGTGGCATGTAGAACAGTCTTTCCGTATGTCTAAATCGGATTTACGAGCCAGGCCGATATTCCACCGGAAGCGTGACGCAATTGAAGCGCACCTGACCGTGGTGATGGGTGCTTTGGCTATCTCCCGTTATCTCTACCAGAAAACCGGGGTCACGACTAAAAAACTCGTACGCCTGCTACGCCCGATCCAGGAACAAACCATCCTTTATCAAGGCCATGAAATCCGTTCCAGTGATCCCGTCCCGCCCCAAGCCCAAGAAATCCTAGACAGTCTGGGTCACTAA
- a CDS encoding AAA family ATPase, which translates to MGALLDGKAFHGSRSARSHLQILAATHGIPARRVDEVIELTGIGSVAKRKLKGFSLGMGQRLGIAAALLGDPEVLLFDEPVNGLDPDGVRWVRLLMRTLAQQGRTILVSSHLMSEMQQTADDLLVIGRGRMIAFGPIESFTEAAANTTVLVASPNRAGLESALRAAGLDFQDASEVATSGAVPAAPTASAAAAPAPVARFAIPGGSRADIGKIAFEAGVQLDELATIHRSLEDIFMDLTGHDVEYGAGRPATNLPGGHQ; encoded by the coding sequence GTGGGTGCGCTGCTGGACGGCAAGGCTTTCCACGGCTCGCGCAGCGCGCGCAGCCACCTGCAGATTCTGGCGGCCACCCACGGGATTCCCGCGCGGCGCGTGGACGAAGTCATCGAGCTGACCGGAATCGGGAGCGTGGCCAAGCGCAAACTCAAGGGCTTCTCCTTAGGCATGGGCCAGCGGCTCGGGATTGCCGCGGCGCTGCTGGGCGACCCGGAAGTGCTGCTCTTTGACGAACCCGTGAACGGCCTGGATCCGGACGGGGTGCGCTGGGTGCGTCTGCTCATGCGCACGCTCGCGCAGCAGGGCCGCACCATCTTGGTCTCCTCGCATCTCATGAGCGAAATGCAGCAAACCGCCGACGACCTGCTGGTCATCGGGCGCGGGCGCATGATCGCCTTCGGGCCCATCGAAAGCTTCACCGAGGCCGCGGCGAATACCACCGTGCTGGTGGCGTCCCCGAACCGGGCCGGCCTGGAGAGCGCGCTGCGCGCGGCCGGGCTGGACTTCCAGGACGCTAGCGAGGTTGCTACTTCGGGCGCCGTGCCCGCGGCACCCACGGCCAGTGCAGCCGCGGCACCCGCACCTGTCGCCCGCTTCGCGATCCCCGGCGGTTCGCGCGCGGACATCGGCAAAATCGCCTTCGAGGCGGGAGTGCAGCTGGACGAACTGGCCACCATCCACCGCTCGCTGGAAGATATTTTCATGGACCTGACCGGCCACGACGTCGAATACGGCGCGGGCCGCCCCGCCACGAACCTCCCGGGAGGCCACCAATGA
- a CDS encoding ABC transporter permease, giving the protein MSTAFVPAGPGTPGAPGAAAPQLAQLPPRISQFAAPSYRVTLGRSVRSELRKILTLPSLRWTLIIGTLFSLAITALTAWGSSELELNTYATAMGAEHSLAAYVLISASTIFQIIMVAFGAVTVCSEYAANTMRSTVSADPRRWRNVAARTLALSLVALVTTLVLLVLGAVVGTLFGLSIGFSGDAWWLYLNFIIAMVTSAWMALGIGYLLRSSAGTIVLILAVMMLSPVLALIPSEFVRSFVIPYLPPMLLTAALSPPGLNAGADVPSFTVSSPAIGLGLWCALAVVLLALGGWRFSRSDV; this is encoded by the coding sequence ATGAGTACCGCTTTTGTTCCCGCTGGCCCCGGCACTCCCGGCGCTCCCGGTGCCGCCGCGCCTCAGCTCGCTCAGCTCCCCCCGCGCATCAGCCAATTCGCCGCGCCAAGCTACCGCGTCACGCTAGGCCGCTCCGTGCGCTCCGAGCTGCGCAAAATCCTCACGCTGCCTTCGCTGCGCTGGACGCTCATCATCGGCACCCTCTTCTCGCTGGCCATCACCGCGCTAACCGCCTGGGGTTCCAGCGAGCTCGAACTCAACACCTACGCCACCGCGATGGGCGCGGAGCATTCTCTCGCCGCCTACGTCCTCATCAGCGCGAGCACCATTTTCCAAATCATCATGGTGGCTTTCGGCGCCGTCACGGTGTGCTCGGAATACGCCGCGAACACCATGCGCTCCACGGTGAGCGCCGACCCGCGCCGCTGGCGCAACGTGGCCGCCCGCACCCTCGCGCTCAGCCTGGTTGCCCTGGTCACCACGCTTGTTCTGCTGGTGCTGGGTGCCGTGGTGGGCACCCTCTTCGGCCTCTCCATCGGTTTCAGCGGCGACGCCTGGTGGCTCTACCTCAACTTCATCATCGCCATGGTCACCTCCGCGTGGATGGCCCTGGGAATCGGCTATCTGCTGCGCAGTTCGGCCGGCACCATCGTGCTGATCCTCGCGGTGATGATGCTATCCCCGGTGCTCGCGCTTATTCCCTCCGAGTTCGTGCGCAGCTTCGTGATCCCCTACCTGCCGCCGATGCTCCTCACCGCGGCGCTCAGCCCGCCCGGCCTCAACGCCGGCGCCGACGTCCCCTCGTTCACGGTTTCCAGCCCGGCCATCGGCCTGGGGTTGTGGTGCGCGCTGGCGGTGGTGCTGCTCGCGCTGGGTGGCTGGCGCTTCTCGCGTTCTGACGTGTAG
- a CDS encoding Fic family protein encodes MRLEDFTAPQMGSLVDIAGSDPILGSWEHKAFVPAVLPSEMPELSGRTVVQVANARSSLAALDAVALQLPNPALFRSSALRREAQSTSALEGTYAPLERVMTTDVDSPEDETMREIINYLDMSYAAFEWLSYGREISVGMLTALQGELMKGTRLAGQSGRLRERQVVIGKRSSAKANEPAILSSRFVPAPPGDLLISGVERLVEWIGQDHSERIDPVVAAAMSHYQFETLHPFMDGNGRLGRLLIVLHLMSQGVLSEPTLSVSPWFEARRAEYYDRLLAVSTAGNWDEYVEFFARGIGQSASQALRQVQELMRVRNVLKGKVRDSGLRSEAGLRVVDLAIAKITFTTKALAEELDLSVARAGELIRQLENLEILAAVNESARPKVYFAPAIVRVLV; translated from the coding sequence ATGAGGCTTGAAGACTTTACTGCCCCGCAGATGGGTTCGTTGGTGGACATTGCGGGCAGTGATCCCATTTTGGGTAGTTGGGAGCACAAGGCGTTCGTGCCCGCCGTGCTTCCTTCTGAGATGCCTGAGCTGTCTGGGCGGACTGTCGTCCAAGTCGCAAATGCCAGGTCTAGCTTGGCTGCTTTGGACGCTGTTGCTTTACAGCTTCCTAACCCTGCTCTTTTCAGAAGTTCTGCTCTTCGTCGGGAAGCGCAAAGCACCTCTGCTTTGGAAGGCACATATGCTCCTCTGGAGCGAGTCATGACAACTGATGTTGACTCGCCAGAAGACGAGACCATGCGTGAGATCATCAACTATCTGGATATGTCCTATGCGGCTTTTGAATGGTTGAGTTACGGGAGAGAAATATCTGTTGGGATGCTTACAGCCCTGCAGGGGGAGCTGATGAAAGGCACTCGACTGGCTGGGCAATCCGGACGGCTGCGAGAGCGTCAGGTTGTCATAGGTAAGCGAAGTAGCGCCAAAGCAAATGAGCCAGCGATACTTTCCTCTAGGTTTGTTCCAGCTCCTCCGGGGGACTTGCTGATTTCGGGCGTCGAAAGGCTGGTGGAATGGATAGGGCAGGATCATTCTGAGCGGATAGACCCCGTGGTCGCCGCCGCAATGTCGCATTATCAGTTTGAGACTCTACATCCGTTTATGGATGGCAACGGCAGGCTCGGTAGGCTGCTGATAGTTCTGCACTTGATGTCTCAGGGTGTGCTTTCCGAGCCGACGCTTTCCGTTTCGCCTTGGTTTGAAGCCCGTCGAGCAGAATACTATGACCGGCTGCTTGCGGTAAGTACCGCCGGTAACTGGGATGAGTACGTCGAATTTTTCGCCAGAGGAATAGGGCAATCGGCCAGCCAGGCCTTGCGCCAGGTGCAGGAGCTGATGCGTGTTCGAAATGTGCTCAAAGGCAAAGTGCGTGATTCTGGTCTACGTTCAGAAGCGGGTCTGCGTGTGGTAGATTTAGCCATCGCGAAAATCACTTTCACGACTAAGGCGCTAGCGGAAGAACTGGATCTTTCAGTGGCGCGAGCGGGCGAGCTAATTAGGCAGCTAGAGAATCTGGAAATCTTGGCCGCCGTCAACGAGAGCGCTCGGCCGAAAGTGTATTTCGCGCCTGCGATCGTTCGGGTGTTGGTTTGA